In Rhodamnia argentea isolate NSW1041297 chromosome 4, ASM2092103v1, whole genome shotgun sequence, the following proteins share a genomic window:
- the LOC115733284 gene encoding putative chloride channel-like protein CLC-g codes for MFCLFQYPSYLTSRNWSFFSYVSWELLALGCKIAENDFFKQDWRTRGKIQIFQYIFMKWLLCFLIGGIVGVIGFCINLAVENLAGIKFVITSDVMLERRFGMAFLVFSLTNFGLTFFAALITALVSPAAAGSGIPEVKAYLNGVDALGIFTLRTLFVKISGSISAVSSSLLVGKAGPLVHTGACIASLLGQGGSKKYGLIWKWLRYFKNDRDRRDLVTWGSATGIAAAFRAPVGGLLFALEEMASWYDEVS; via the exons atgttttgtctttttcagtACCCGAGTTATTTAACTAGCAGAAATTGGAGCTTTTTTAGTTATGTTTCGTGGGAATTGTTGGCCCTTGGGTGCAAGATtgcagaaaatgattttttcaagcAAGATTGGAGGACAAGAGGGAAGATCCAGATCTTCCAGTACATTTTTATGAAGTGGTTGTTGTGCTTTTTGATTGGTGGGATTGTTGGTGTTATTGGGTTCTGCATCAACCTTGCTGTTGAGAACCTTGCAGGAATTAAGTTCGTGATCACTTCAGATGTGATGTTGGAACGCAG GTTTGGAATggcctttcttgttttttctcttaCCAATTTCGGGCTCACTTTTTTTGCGGCCCTTATCACAGCATTGGTGTCACCAGCTGCTGCTGGTTCGGGTATTCCAGAAGTTAAGGCTTACCTCAATGGTGTGGATGCACTAGGAATTTTTACATTGAGAACGTTATTTGTGAAG ATTAGTGGAAGCATTTCTGCAGTGTCATCATCTCTTCTTGTTGGCAAGGCTGGACCCTTGGTCCACACTGGTGCTTGTATTGCATCACTATTGGGTCAAGGTGGGTCAAAGAAATATGGTTTAATTTGGAAGTGGCTTCGGTATTTCAAGAACGATCGAGATCGGCGAGACCTTGTAACATGGGGATCAGCTACTGGAATTGCTGCCGCATTTCGTGCCCCGGTTGGTGGTTTGCTGTTTGCCCTTGAAGAGATGGCATCTTGGTATGATGAAGTGTCGTAA